In one window of Bos taurus isolate L1 Dominette 01449 registration number 42190680 breed Hereford chromosome 15, ARS-UCD2.0, whole genome shotgun sequence DNA:
- the CASP1 gene encoding caspase-1 isoform X1: protein MADKLLKEKRKLFVHSVSKGTINGLLDELLEKRVLNQEEMEKIRDENDTAMDRARVLIDTVIRKGPQACQICISHICEEDSHLAGILGLTSGSQSENYLRQKPQAVVPPFPAPQAMLDNPVKLASSGPGGNLKLCPPETAQRIRKEKSGEIYPIMERSNRTRLALIICNTEFENLTRRDGADVDTRNMKVLLEGLGYKVDVKENLTASEMILELKAFAAHSEHRTSDSTFLVFMSHGIRAGICGKKYSEEVPDILKVDDIFHILNTGNCPALKDKPKVIIIQACRGEKQGMVWVNDSVAASGNCSLVAPEDFESDAIKKAHIEKDFIAFCSSTPDNVSWRHPIFGSLFIIKLIETFQEYAWSCDLEEIFRKVRFSFELPDGKVQMPTAERVTLTRCFYLFPGY from the exons GGccg ACAAGCttctgaaagagaagaggaagctgTTTGTTCATTCAGTGAGCAAGGGTACAATAAATGGCTTGCTGGATGAGCTATTAGAAAAAAGAGTGCTGAACCAGGAGGAGATGGAAAAAATAAGAGATGAAAATGATACAGCTATGGATAGAGCCCGAGTTTTGATAGACACTGTTATTCGTAAAGGACCTCAGGCATGCCAAATCTGCATCAGCCATATTTGTGAAGAAGACTCCcacctggcaggaatactggggctCACTTCAG GTTCACAGTCTGAAAATTATCTTAGACAAAAACCCCAAGCAGTGGTCCCTCCTTTTCCAG CTCCTCAGGCAATGCTGGATAACCCAGTTAAGCTTGCATCTTCAGGACCAGGAGGGAACCTCAAGCTTTGCCCCCCAGAAACTGCCCAAAGAATACGGAAAGAAAAATCAGGAGAG ATTTACCCAATAATGGAAAGGTCGAACCGCACACGTCTTGCCCTTATTATCTGCAACACAGAGTTTGAAAATCTTACCAGAAGAGACGGAGCTGATGTTGATACCAGAAATATGAAGGTGCTACTAGAAGGTCTGGGATACAAGGTGGATGTGAAAGAAAACCTCACTGCTTCG GAAATGATTTTAGAACTGAAGGCATTTGCTGCTCACTCAGAGCATCGGACCTCTGACAGTACTTTTCTGGTATTCATGTCTCATGGAATTCGGGCTGGCATTTGTGGGAAGAAATACTCTGAAGAAGTCCCAGACATATTAAAAGTTGATGACATCTTTCACATTTTGAACACTGGGAACTGCCCAGCTTTGAAGGACAAACCCAAGGTGATCATTATCCAGGCCTGCCGTGGTG AGAAGCAAGGGATGGTATGGGTAAACGATTCAGTAGCAGCTTCTGGAAACTGTTCCTTAGTGGCCCCAGAAGATTTTGAGTCTGATGCCATTAAGAAAGCCCACATAGAGAAGGATTTTATTGCTTTCTGCTCTTCGACACCAG ATAATGTTTCCTGGAGACATCCCATATTCGGctctctttttattattaaactcATCGAAACTTTTCAAGAATATGCCTGGTCCTGTGACCTGGAGGAAATTTTCCGAAAG gTTCGATTTTCATTTGAGCTGCCAGATGGTAAGGTACAGATGCCCACTGCTGAAAGAGTGACTTTGACAAGATGTTTCTACCTCTTTCCAGGATATTAA
- the CASP1 gene encoding caspase-1 isoform X2 codes for MADKLLKEKRKLFVHSVSKGTINGLLDELLEKRVLNQEEMEKIRDENDTAMDRARVLIDTVIRKGPQACQICISHICEEDSHLAGILGLTSAPQAMLDNPVKLASSGPGGNLKLCPPETAQRIRKEKSGEIYPIMERSNRTRLALIICNTEFENLTRRDGADVDTRNMKVLLEGLGYKVDVKENLTASEMILELKAFAAHSEHRTSDSTFLVFMSHGIRAGICGKKYSEEVPDILKVDDIFHILNTGNCPALKDKPKVIIIQACRGEKQGMVWVNDSVAASGNCSLVAPEDFESDAIKKAHIEKDFIAFCSSTPDNVSWRHPIFGSLFIIKLIETFQEYAWSCDLEEIFRKVRFSFELPDGKVQMPTAERVTLTRCFYLFPGY; via the exons GGccg ACAAGCttctgaaagagaagaggaagctgTTTGTTCATTCAGTGAGCAAGGGTACAATAAATGGCTTGCTGGATGAGCTATTAGAAAAAAGAGTGCTGAACCAGGAGGAGATGGAAAAAATAAGAGATGAAAATGATACAGCTATGGATAGAGCCCGAGTTTTGATAGACACTGTTATTCGTAAAGGACCTCAGGCATGCCAAATCTGCATCAGCCATATTTGTGAAGAAGACTCCcacctggcaggaatactggggctCACTTCAG CTCCTCAGGCAATGCTGGATAACCCAGTTAAGCTTGCATCTTCAGGACCAGGAGGGAACCTCAAGCTTTGCCCCCCAGAAACTGCCCAAAGAATACGGAAAGAAAAATCAGGAGAG ATTTACCCAATAATGGAAAGGTCGAACCGCACACGTCTTGCCCTTATTATCTGCAACACAGAGTTTGAAAATCTTACCAGAAGAGACGGAGCTGATGTTGATACCAGAAATATGAAGGTGCTACTAGAAGGTCTGGGATACAAGGTGGATGTGAAAGAAAACCTCACTGCTTCG GAAATGATTTTAGAACTGAAGGCATTTGCTGCTCACTCAGAGCATCGGACCTCTGACAGTACTTTTCTGGTATTCATGTCTCATGGAATTCGGGCTGGCATTTGTGGGAAGAAATACTCTGAAGAAGTCCCAGACATATTAAAAGTTGATGACATCTTTCACATTTTGAACACTGGGAACTGCCCAGCTTTGAAGGACAAACCCAAGGTGATCATTATCCAGGCCTGCCGTGGTG AGAAGCAAGGGATGGTATGGGTAAACGATTCAGTAGCAGCTTCTGGAAACTGTTCCTTAGTGGCCCCAGAAGATTTTGAGTCTGATGCCATTAAGAAAGCCCACATAGAGAAGGATTTTATTGCTTTCTGCTCTTCGACACCAG ATAATGTTTCCTGGAGACATCCCATATTCGGctctctttttattattaaactcATCGAAACTTTTCAAGAATATGCCTGGTCCTGTGACCTGGAGGAAATTTTCCGAAAG gTTCGATTTTCATTTGAGCTGCCAGATGGTAAGGTACAGATGCCCACTGCTGAAAGAGTGACTTTGACAAGATGTTTCTACCTCTTTCCAGGATATTAA
- the CASP1 gene encoding caspase-1 isoform X3: MAPGSQSENYLRQKPQAVVPPFPAPQAMLDNPVKLASSGPGGNLKLCPPETAQRIRKEKSGEIYPIMERSNRTRLALIICNTEFENLTRRDGADVDTRNMKVLLEGLGYKVDVKENLTASEMILELKAFAAHSEHRTSDSTFLVFMSHGIRAGICGKKYSEEVPDILKVDDIFHILNTGNCPALKDKPKVIIIQACRGEKQGMVWVNDSVAASGNCSLVAPEDFESDAIKKAHIEKDFIAFCSSTPDNVSWRHPIFGSLFIIKLIETFQEYAWSCDLEEIFRKVRFSFELPDGKVQMPTAERVTLTRCFYLFPGY; encoded by the exons ATGGCTCCAG GTTCACAGTCTGAAAATTATCTTAGACAAAAACCCCAAGCAGTGGTCCCTCCTTTTCCAG CTCCTCAGGCAATGCTGGATAACCCAGTTAAGCTTGCATCTTCAGGACCAGGAGGGAACCTCAAGCTTTGCCCCCCAGAAACTGCCCAAAGAATACGGAAAGAAAAATCAGGAGAG ATTTACCCAATAATGGAAAGGTCGAACCGCACACGTCTTGCCCTTATTATCTGCAACACAGAGTTTGAAAATCTTACCAGAAGAGACGGAGCTGATGTTGATACCAGAAATATGAAGGTGCTACTAGAAGGTCTGGGATACAAGGTGGATGTGAAAGAAAACCTCACTGCTTCG GAAATGATTTTAGAACTGAAGGCATTTGCTGCTCACTCAGAGCATCGGACCTCTGACAGTACTTTTCTGGTATTCATGTCTCATGGAATTCGGGCTGGCATTTGTGGGAAGAAATACTCTGAAGAAGTCCCAGACATATTAAAAGTTGATGACATCTTTCACATTTTGAACACTGGGAACTGCCCAGCTTTGAAGGACAAACCCAAGGTGATCATTATCCAGGCCTGCCGTGGTG AGAAGCAAGGGATGGTATGGGTAAACGATTCAGTAGCAGCTTCTGGAAACTGTTCCTTAGTGGCCCCAGAAGATTTTGAGTCTGATGCCATTAAGAAAGCCCACATAGAGAAGGATTTTATTGCTTTCTGCTCTTCGACACCAG ATAATGTTTCCTGGAGACATCCCATATTCGGctctctttttattattaaactcATCGAAACTTTTCAAGAATATGCCTGGTCCTGTGACCTGGAGGAAATTTTCCGAAAG gTTCGATTTTCATTTGAGCTGCCAGATGGTAAGGTACAGATGCCCACTGCTGAAAGAGTGACTTTGACAAGATGTTTCTACCTCTTTCCAGGATATTAA
- the CASP1 gene encoding caspase-1 isoform X4 produces MADKLLKEKRKLFVHSVSKGTINGLLDELLEKRVLNQEEMEKIRDENDTAMDRARVLIDTVIRKGPQACQICISHICEEDSHLAGILGLTSESIN; encoded by the exons GGccg ACAAGCttctgaaagagaagaggaagctgTTTGTTCATTCAGTGAGCAAGGGTACAATAAATGGCTTGCTGGATGAGCTATTAGAAAAAAGAGTGCTGAACCAGGAGGAGATGGAAAAAATAAGAGATGAAAATGATACAGCTATGGATAGAGCCCGAGTTTTGATAGACACTGTTATTCGTAAAGGACCTCAGGCATGCCAAATCTGCATCAGCCATATTTGTGAAGAAGACTCCcacctggcaggaatactggggctCACTTCAG aAAGTATAAATTAA